From the Homo sapiens chromosome 1, GRCh38.p14 Primary Assembly genome, one window contains:
- the TEX50 gene encoding testis-expressed protein 50 precursor, which yields MSNQRLPLIFSLLFICFFGESFCICDGTVWTKVGWEILPEEVHYWKVKGSPSHCLPYLLDKLCCDFANMDIFQGCLYLIYNLLQAVFFVLFVLSVHYLWKKWKKHQKKLKKQASLEKPGNDLESPLINNIDQTLHRVATTASVIYKIWEHRSHHPSSKKIKHCKLKKKSKEEGARRY from the exons ATGTCTAATCAAAGACTACCGCTgattttttctctgttgtttatcTGCTTCTTCGGGGAGAGTTTCTGCATTTGTGATGGAACTGTCTGGACAAAGGTTGGATGGGAGATTCTTCCAGAAGAAGTACATTATTGGAAAGTTAAGGGTTCTCCATCTCACTGCCTGCCTTATCTTCTGGATAAACTATGCTGCGACTTTGCTAACATGGATATATTTCAGGGTTGTTTATatctcatttataatttattacaaGCTGTCTTCTTCGTCTTATTTGTTTTGTCTGTGCATTACCTgtggaagaaatggaagaaacacCAAAAAAAG ctGAAAAAGCAAGCCTCCTTAGAAAAACCTGGTAATGATCTAGAAAGCCCATTGATCAACAACATTGACCAAACACTCCACAGAGTGGCAACCACAGCATCAGTGATATACAAGATCTGGGAGCACAGGTCTCACCATCCTTCCTCTAAGAAAATTAAGCACTGCAAATTAAAGAAGAAGAGTAAAGAAGAAGGAGCCAGAAGATACTAA